The region GGCAAGACGTCGATGCGGTCATTGTCGCTGGCGTTGAACCACCAGTCGCCGCTGCCGGCCACCCAGGTTTCGCGGTTGGCGACGGCCGTGTTGCCGGCGCCATCCTGCGTGCTGGCGCGCAGAATCAGGTTGCCGCTGGCGGGCGCCCTGACGTCGCAGATCAGCAGACCCTTGCCATCCGTCCTGCCATTGCAGGCCGGGCCCAGCTTGACCACTTCACTGCTGTTTTCATACGCATAGAAGCCGCCGATCAAACGCCGGCGGTGCGAATAGCTATGGCGCTGGAAGAAATCGACGGCGACGGCCGCATTCGCCACGGGCTTGCCCGCGGTCGACAGCACGGCCACCGTGAACTTGAATTTGTCCTTGCTCAAGGCCCACGCGTCGGGCTTGATGCCGATCACATAGTTTGACGGCCACAGCGGCACGCGCGTGGCGACGGACGCCGTCTCGCCATTCGCATCCTGGAAAGCCATTTCCGCCACCAGGTCGCGCGGCGTGGACAGCTGCGGCAGCTGGTCGATGACGATGCGCGCGCCGCCCGCCTTGTCCAGGCTCAGGCTTTGCGTGCGCGCGGCGGCCGCACCGGCGCCGGCACGCCCGCCATTGCCTTCATCCTGCCATTCGCCTTCGTCGTCGTCATAACCGGTGCCCTGCTTGACGAGGCCTTCCTTCACGTCGCCATTGCTGAAGCTGTAGTCGGGATAGTCGGCAAAGGAAACGCTCTTGTCCTGCAGTACCGTGCGCAGCTTGACGGGCGCGTTGGTGGCGCCGCCGCCGGCCAGATACGTGATTTGCGCATCGAGGGCCAGCTGCTTCGCCTGCACGGCCGGCGCCTTCGGCCCCTGCAGCACGGCTTTCATGGTCGGCACGCGGAATGCCTCGACGCGGAAACTGCCGGAGGGCCGGCCCGCCATCGTCACGCTGTATTCGCCCTGCTTGGCGTCGGCGGGAATCACCCAGTCGCTTTCCGCCGTGCCGCTGGCGGACCAGCGCAACGGCAGCTGGTAGTTCTGGTCGCTGCCCTGGTGCGTGATGACGACGGAGGTGGCGCTGCCGGGACCGTTGTTCTTGTCGACCAGGCCGATGCCCTGGCCCGTGTGCTTGCGGATGAAATGCTTCATGTGAACGGTTTCGCCGGCACGCAGCAGGGTGCGGTCGAATACGGTTGCCAGCAGAGTGTTGTCGGCGCGCGTATCGTCCGTCGGCAAATTGAAACGCCAGGCTTCGATGCCGCCCACCCAGTCCGACAGGGTAAACGTCATGTCGCCGCCGCTGCGCGCACTGATAAAGTAGCGGCCATTATTCTTGCAGCTGGAATTGGCCAGCTCGCCGGCTATCTGCGCCACGCCGTCCGCCCCCGTGGCGCCTTGCCACAGCAGCTTGCCGGCGCAGTCGCGCACGGCCACTTGCGCCTTGGCAACGGGGGCGCCCTTGTCGAGCGACGTCACCCACACCAGCGACGATTGCGCGCCATGCTTGAAGTGGGCCGCCAGATTCGTCACCAGCGCGGCCGTGCGGATATACGCGGTGGTCGGCTTGCCCAGCAGCACTTTGCCGAGGATGGGGCTGGCCAGCTCGACCACGTAAAAACCGGGCTTCTGCAAGGGGATGCCGATCACTTCAAACGTCTTCTTGCCATCGGGACGCGGCAGGCTGAGGGGCCGCGTGCCGGCCGCGTCCGCCAGCACGGATTTGCTCATGTTGCCCGCATATTGCGCGTACGGCTGCCAGTATTCGCCCGCGTCGCCATTGCCGGCCAGGCGCTGCATCCACTCGATGATGAACTTGTCGTCATTGTCGGGCACGCGCAAGGTGGCGCCCGTGGCAGCCTGCGCCGATGCCGATTCCCTGGCGATTTCCTTGCCAGTGAGCACAGGCTCGATATTGCGCACCGTCACGGGCAGCAAGCCGTCGCCCTTGGCTTCGATGATGCCGAACGGGGCCGGGAATTTCAGCAGCGGCGGCTGTTCGCCCGTGCGCACCGTCATGGGAAAGCGCGCGCGGTTGAGCAAGGCTCGGCCGGCGTCATCCGTCAGCTTCGGCGGCAAGCTCAGGATGAAGCTCGCTTGCACGGGAAATGGCCCGTTGAAGGTGGCGCCGTTCAGGAATTCCGCCTTTTCTTCCTCTTTCGCGAGCGTCGGCGCATACGTCTTGCCGCCTCCCGTCAAGGTCATGGCGCGCACCAGCGACGCTTTCACGGGCGCGGAAAACTGCACGCGCATGGGCAGGAACGGGATGCACTGCTCCTTCGGGTTGCTGCGTTCGCAGCTGAACTTGGCCGTGAAGTCGGGCCGCGTGCGGAAGTTCAGGCTTTGCGCCTTCTCCGTGGCGATGCCGCTGGCGCTGGCGATGCCCTCGCCCCACACCAGCGACACCTTGGCGCTGGCGGGGAAGCTGCGCTTGCATTGCAGCACGGTGACGGGCAGCGGCGGCGCGCCCTTGCTGGCCACGGGCATGCCCACTTTCCACACCGTCCCCCGCTTCTTGAAATACACGGTCAGGTAGCGATCGAGGAAGCTTTTGCGCAGGGTCAATACCTGTTCCAGTTCCTTGCCCTTGAGCAGCCGCACGGGAATCTTTTCATTGATGCCATCGGCGCGGCAATATGCGTTCGCGGCGACGCTGGCCTCGTCCGGCGCGGCGTCCAGGCCCAGCACGAAGATCTGGTTTTCATCGATATACGGCTGGCCGTCATACGGTACGGCCTCGACGATGGCTGGCCCGCCCGTGGAAAAGCGGTAGGCCGCCGTTCCCTGCACGGGCTTGCCCTGCAAATCCTGCAGACCTGGTTTCAAGGTAAACCGGCAAGCCACGCCGGCTGGCAAGTCGCGCTCGAAATCGTAATTCCAGTTGCGCTCGTCAGCCCAGCGTCCCGCGCCCGCCACGACGGCAGGCTCGGCCTTGCCGCAATCGATGGCGAACGGCGCGGGCAAGCCCATGTCGCCGAACGGCACCATCGGCGTGGCGAACTGGGCCCGCACCTGGCGCACGGCCTTGACCGTGCCGCTCGGTGAAAACAGCGTCACGCCGCCATCGGCCCAGGCCGGCATAGGCGTGCCCAGCGAGAGCAACAGACAGAGGGCGGCGATATTGCCAGGCAAGCGGAACGAAAGCGGGGGAATGGCCTTAGGCACGAGTGACTCCTTGATGAAAAGTGGCGGAGCTGGCTGCGGCACGCAAAAGTTGCCCAAGAGAAGCCCAGGAAAACAACAGAACGCGGCAGGAATACAACATCAATGTAATATTAGTTATCAAGCTCATCATTGTTGCTAATATACAGTGGCATGCTGGTAACAAGTCGTACGATTGCCTCTTGTGCCAAGGTCAGGGATTGACGATTTGTTACGACAATCCCCCGAGGCAAATTAGTTTTTTTCAACATCAGAGTATTTGTCGTGAATCTGCAACACCATTGATATACAACAATGCTTTGTGCGCCAACGCACCGACCGCTTGAACCTGGAACCGTATTCTCTAGTCCAACAGCAGTGCATTTATCGCAAGAAGGACGCACCTGGAATTGTTGTCCGTTAGCAATAGCATGTCTAGCATGATGTCGTATTGATGCCGTAGAGAAAATCTCTTATCAACGTTGGGAGTTACTTGTGAATAATCTAAAAAAAATCGCCGTTGCCGCCGCAGTACTGTGCTCCGCCCTCGGCGCACAGGCCCAGGAAATCAATCCCTCCTGGTATATTCAACCTAGTCTCAACGCACTCAAGCCAGATTCCGACTTTGCCACCGACAAAACAGGTTATGGCGCAGGCTTGCGCTTTGGTAAGCCTGTTTCCCAGGACTGGGATATCCAGCTGGGCACCACGTATGCCCGTTCCAAGGATGGCAGCCAGCGCTACCAGCAAAACACGCTGGGCGTAGACGGCCTGTACCTGTTCTCGCGCAAGGCCTTCCGCCCCTTCCTGCTGGTCGGTGCCGGTATGCAACGCGACAAGGACACCAGCCTCGCCTTCGGTGAACGCACCAAGAGCTCGCCGTACGCCAGCGTGGGCCTGGGCTTCCAGTCCAGCATCACCGAGCAGCTGTCGCTCCAGGCTGACGTGCGCAATGTGCACGGTTTCCTGCGCGGCAATACCTTCGACCCGAGCAGCAAGTCCAACAACTACTACGTCACCGTGGGCCTGAACTACGCGTTCGACAAACCGCCTGCACCGCCAGCACCGCCGCCACCGCCGCCAGTGCGTGAAGAAGTCGTCGTCGTCGTGCCGCCACCACCGCCGCCACCGCCGCCACGCTTTGAAAAAGTGACGATGTCGGCCACGGAACTGTTCGCGTTCGACAGCGCCAAGCTCGGCCCGACACAGACCAAGCTCGACGAAATCGCCCGCGTGCTGAACGCGTCGCCGGACGTCAACAACGTCGTCATCAGTGGTTATGCCGACCGCATCGGTTCGCCCAAGTACAACCTGAAACTGTCGCAGCAACGTGCTGATGCAGTCAAAGAATACCTGGTCGCCCACGGCGTGGCCGCCAACCGCCTGACGGCCGAAGGCAAGGGCTCGACCAATCCGGTCGTCACGTGCGATAACAAGAAACGTGCCGACCTGATCAAGTGCCTGGAACCTAACCGCCGCGTTGAAGTGGAACAAATCACCATCGAACGCCGCGTACAGTAAGCATTACCAGTGGCACGCCACTAGTTACTAGTTAAAAAAAAGGGGCTGCGGCCCCTTTTTTTCATTGAAAGCCACCATGAATTTCACTACCCGCTATCCGAAACTGGCCAGCCTGGCGCCACTCAGCAAGCAGATGCGCAGCGTCATCGTCTGTTCCGTCACCGAATGGCTGGAACATCGCGCCTCGAGCAAGGGCGCCGCCCTCGCCTACTACACGCTGTTTTCCATCGCCCCCATCCTCGTGCTGGTGATCGCCATCGCCGGCTTCTTCTATGGCCCGGCCGCCGCGCGCGGCGAACTGATGGGACAATTGCAGGGCTTGCTGGGCACGCAGGGCGCCGAAGCCATCCAGCTGGTGCTGGCCGGCGCGAAGAACCATGAACAGGGCCGCATCGCCACCCTCATCGCCAGCGCCCTGCTGCTGTTTGGCGCCACCAGCGTGTTTGCCG is a window of Janthinobacterium sp. 1_2014MBL_MicDiv DNA encoding:
- a CDS encoding alpha-2-macroglobulin family protein, which codes for MPKAIPPLSFRLPGNIAALCLLLSLGTPMPAWADGGVTLFSPSGTVKAVRQVRAQFATPMVPFGDMGLPAPFAIDCGKAEPAVVAGAGRWADERNWNYDFERDLPAGVACRFTLKPGLQDLQGKPVQGTAAYRFSTGGPAIVEAVPYDGQPYIDENQIFVLGLDAAPDEASVAANAYCRADGINEKIPVRLLKGKELEQVLTLRKSFLDRYLTVYFKKRGTVWKVGMPVASKGAPPLPVTVLQCKRSFPASAKVSLVWGEGIASASGIATEKAQSLNFRTRPDFTAKFSCERSNPKEQCIPFLPMRVQFSAPVKASLVRAMTLTGGGKTYAPTLAKEEEKAEFLNGATFNGPFPVQASFILSLPPKLTDDAGRALLNRARFPMTVRTGEQPPLLKFPAPFGIIEAKGDGLLPVTVRNIEPVLTGKEIARESASAQAATGATLRVPDNDDKFIIEWMQRLAGNGDAGEYWQPYAQYAGNMSKSVLADAAGTRPLSLPRPDGKKTFEVIGIPLQKPGFYVVELASPILGKVLLGKPTTAYIRTAALVTNLAAHFKHGAQSSLVWVTSLDKGAPVAKAQVAVRDCAGKLLWQGATGADGVAQIAGELANSSCKNNGRYFISARSGGDMTFTLSDWVGGIEAWRFNLPTDDTRADNTLLATVFDRTLLRAGETVHMKHFIRKHTGQGIGLVDKNNGPGSATSVVITHQGSDQNYQLPLRWSASGTAESDWVIPADAKQGEYSVTMAGRPSGSFRVEAFRVPTMKAVLQGPKAPAVQAKQLALDAQITYLAGGGATNAPVKLRTVLQDKSVSFADYPDYSFSNGDVKEGLVKQGTGYDDDEGEWQDEGNGGRAGAGAAAARTQSLSLDKAGGARIVIDQLPQLSTPRDLVAEMAFQDANGETASVATRVPLWPSNYVIGIKPDAWALSKDKFKFTVAVLSTAGKPVANAAVAVDFFQRHSYSHRRRLIGGFYAYENSSEVVKLGPACNGRTDGKGLLICDVRAPASGNLILRASTQDGAGNTAVANRETWVAGSGDWWFNASDNDRIDVLPEKKRYEPGQEASLQVRMPFRSGTALITVEREGILDTYVRQLNGREPVVAIPVKPNYAPNVYVSVFVVRGRVDGVQPTALVDLGKPAYKMGIAPLNVGWQAHELNVMVVSDKEVYQTRDKAEVSVRVRRADGKPLPAGAEVALAAVDTGLLELMPNDSWKLLDTMMAQRSLQVETATAQMQVIGKRHFGRKAFPAGGGGGKGASRELFDTLLFWKGTVKLDAKGEATVQVPLNDSLTAFRIVAVASAGKELFGTGSTDIRSSQDLILMSGLPTLVREGDQLRAGFTVRNTSAASLSVELNATAAGKALPRQNLTLAAGEARETGWDYQVPLGAQTVVWDINAKAGKHTDKLKITQKVGQATPVRTYQATLLQIEKPINMSVQMPAGALPGRGGIQTSFAARLGGELPGVREYMAAYPYTCFEQNTSKAIALQDQEAWNRLAASLPAYLDGDGMLKYFPIMEQGSDSLTAYVLSATAEAGYAIPEQTKNRMEEALTAFVQGRIVRRSALATTDLAVRKLAALEALSRSNKVPPDALESISINPNLWPTSAVIDWSLLLQRTPGLARRDAQLAEAQQILRSRLNFQGTTMGFSTERKDNWWWLMVSGDVNANRLLLAVLDDPAWKDDIGRLVRGSMGRQKKGRWDTTVANAWGTLAIAKFSAKFEATPVTGASAVKLGGDTQALVWNGAAKVGPVLQAWPKGMDTLGLAHSGTGKPWATVQSLAAIPLKAPVSSGYTIRKTITPVEQKTAGAWSRGDVYRVRLDLSAQADMSWVVVDDPIPASATVLGNGLGRDSQLLTAGEKSTGWVWPTFEERAFDAFRAYYAFVPKGNWSVEYTVRLNNAGDFSLPATRIEAMYSPEMFGESPNANVQVGQ
- a CDS encoding OmpA family protein translates to MNNLKKIAVAAAVLCSALGAQAQEINPSWYIQPSLNALKPDSDFATDKTGYGAGLRFGKPVSQDWDIQLGTTYARSKDGSQRYQQNTLGVDGLYLFSRKAFRPFLLVGAGMQRDKDTSLAFGERTKSSPYASVGLGFQSSITEQLSLQADVRNVHGFLRGNTFDPSSKSNNYYVTVGLNYAFDKPPAPPAPPPPPPVREEVVVVVPPPPPPPPPRFEKVTMSATELFAFDSAKLGPTQTKLDEIARVLNASPDVNNVVISGYADRIGSPKYNLKLSQQRADAVKEYLVAHGVAANRLTAEGKGSTNPVVTCDNKKRADLIKCLEPNRRVEVEQITIERRVQ